The segment tttgtaggTTTGTAGGTAGGACCTTGAATTTATGtcctaaaaaacagaaaagcaataCTCCTTCTCTACCAGTATATGCAGCTTTGGCCGTTATGGTACTGTTAACATCTGCTGTTAACATCTGCACCAAGCTCAGTGTGTTCAGTGCAGTCAGCTCTTGCTTTTCAAGGGTCAAGTGTGGTCTTGCAGCAGGAAGGAGTCCTAACAGATCAGTGGTGTGCTTCTTTTCTGTAGATGAGCAGGTTTAGCAGGTATGGGTGGTTTGGTGTAGGCAGGTGACGTGATATGAGGATCAGTTGCGAATGCTTTCCTGAGCTCTGCCACACGACTTCTGTTTTCTGACTGCTCCTGATGACACAGCGtctctgaaaaataaaaataaaaacaattttatgcACAATGAATAATACAGACTGCAGGTACAGTCACACACAGGATTTTTTTAACACGAACAAGCATAAGTCATCCTCTCTGCGTCTTCTATCCTTCTTCTTTTCTCACCTCTGTCCTGTGGGCTGAACCTCTCTGTATCTGACAGCTGGGCTTTGAGCAGCTGGTTACCATGGCTACCAAGATGAGGCCTGTAGAGAAGATCCCAGTCGCTAACATTGTCCGAGCTGCTGCCTGATTCACTGTCGCTGTCCTCAGCGGGGTCCTTCAGGTCGTCATCTGCACTGAAACAGTCCACATCCTCCTCAGACGACTGGTCATTTGGTAAAGCTGAGTCCTCCTGAGTGTAATTAATGCACAACTTGATGGTCAGATTAAAACACGCAAGTCATTTTATAACCTCAAGCCCACAAACAGACGCAGGGACTCACGTTAACATCTGTGTGGGGCAGCGTGATGTCGTCTTTGAAGCTGAGCTGCTGGGCCTCTCTTCCTGGCAGCAAGTCCACCGTCTGGATGCCATTCATATTATCACTGTGGAGTCTGGAACACAAAGACATCCGTGTTTAGTCCCACAGACAGACATCCTAACCTTTGAATCAATTCTCCAGTAAGTAATTTACTGAGGCTGACTGaaactgttttgttcactgtAAATATGCGTTAGTTAAGGGCTGTTGGACTGGTAGAGTAACTAACTGGAACAACTGAAAGGAGGTCCAtccatcactttaaaaaaacacagtcttATCTAACTGTGTTATGTCCagataaatgaaaagataaattaattaacatattttattgtgTCAAAAATACAAGTGTGCAATTCTCTGTTTAGATCTGTAACATGAATCATTTTCTAACATTTGATCACACGATCCATTTCAGCTGTGTTGAGCttaatagtttaaaaataaatacataaaacgtCAGCTGACACTATGTTGCTTGACAACCTcagcaatgaaaaaacaaaaaaaaaaacaaaaaaaaaaaaaacatatcagttAGTGTCCCAATTTACTTTATCTTCATGTTTAGGTTCACACCAAACTGAATATTCCTAAATACCCATTTTTTATATACTGACACTGTATGACATTTCATTCCATCAATGCCTGAAGTTTTTTAcaattatacaaaaaataaataaaaaaataaataaatgaaaagatttgGAACATgagaagtaaataaatgaaaattaatacatttattaaatcaataaaataaaaagaaaataaaattgaaaaaactAGAAGTGGTTTGCCAAAAATAAGGGGTATTAAtgaattttgtatttttgcttttaCCTGTTGTTCATTAAGCTCTGAAGCAGTTTTGAGGACCTGAATTCATCCAACTCTCCAATTATACTGACGCTCACGTCGCCGTCTCGACCGAGAAGCCAACTTACATGTTTACTGGAAGCTGTAAACAAAcgggagaagaaaaaaatggtaaacccaattcaaaattttaaaacagtgaaaacatcTAATGATCAACAAAGCTCTGATTAAAACTATGAACACATAAACTGTTATTCTCATGATTGGCCAGTAGGTGGTGCTGTCCAATAACTATAAAGAGAATGAAACCTCAGTGGCCAGCAATGGACTTTGCTGTTCAGTGTGtatcttattttctttgtgtaatCCCCATGTTGGTATATTCTTTTCCCGTAAGTTTTCTGACATAGTGCTTTAGTGCAAAATTGTTTATATATGAACAATAATTATATGTATGAACAATGTAGGACCACCAAAAAATAAGGAAGAAAAGAGTGTTGACAGTAAATAACAGTGAGCTATTTCCTACAATAACAAAGACAGGACTTCATGAAACTGATAGAACAGTTTGACAAAAGATTTCCTATTAAAAGAGCAAAAATGATCAGAATTACAGATCTTCTGaacacttttgctttttttttaaaatggaaaatctttttcattcgctatatttttattttaaaaaaaatctaatgttgCAGCACATGTTTTCCAATTTATTATGTAATATCCAATTCACATCCTGGAAAACAGGTTATTATTATCTCATGatgtcaacattaaaaaaaaaaacactcttcaCAATAACTCGGGTGTTTTCCATGACACTACAACACctgataaagacaaaaacacctGCCATGATGTCACTGAGACAGGTGCGACTGTCAGATTCAAATCCTCAGTGTGCAACATCGGTTTTCCACCAACTGCAATCCAACCCAAATGCCCCTgtccaaaaaatatataacGTCAGTGAACAGGAGTTGACGGAGATTCCTCAGATACCAGAGGACAAAAGAGTCTGTGTTTCAGTTTATATCTAAGAGGCAGACTTGCAAACCACATAATGCTCAAGTGTCTCAGTCTGATGTCAGCAGAGACCTTCCCTGACATAAATTACTGTCTGGTCATCATCACACCTTTATGTTCACAGCTACAGTCACCTCACTGAGTTATAAATGTGATAACAAGACACAGAGGCCTTCTCTTTTGCAGAGCTGAGGTGTGTCTTTATTACATACATATCAGCAACACACATTTACCAGAAATGCAGCACATAATGGAAACGTTCACTGACAGATGAAGCTCTAATTTGGCTTGTGTTTGACATTTCTAGGTCTGCATATCCACACTTGGAGGCTTGTCTTTTCCTGCCTCGGGAGGGTGAACAAAGAAGCAAAATGTCTTACTGGAGTGTATGTTGTGTAATGCTGACACAGACACAGCCCACACTCAGTTGCCTCTCAGGTGACATGGCAGAGATTGGTAAACAAAGATGGTAACTTAATATGAGGTTTAAAGCATAGCGACGCCCAAAACCACAGGGTTTACTCAATCTAATTCAGCTGTCAGCCAGCACAACAATTTAACTGGTGGAGACAGAGGGTGACTGTTactcacacatgtacacacactccCATTATgtacctgaaccagttaaggtaATTGGATGTACAGTATGTGAGTCAGGGCAACACTTCCAGTAGAAGAAGGTTGGGcacaatgagaaaaacaaataagtagAGCAGAGGGTTACATAGaatagaaaacacaaacacacttaatCAGATTGCTAACCTGATATGCTTGTACACAGCTTGTGTATGTCCTTTTTTGGTATAATCACTATGATGTAGaagattttttatattaattaattgtaCAAATATTTATGTGTACATTTTGTGTCAATATAATTCTATTTTTGAACCTCTCGAAAATAATAGCATGCATGAAATAGATCGGTTTTAGTTAGCCAAAAGGCCAGAGTTATATAAAATGCTAATTTTCATTAGCAGTcattagctgatgaaaaacaaaaagtaatgaaataattaCCCTCTTGATATTATCAGTAGTTACCACCTCCATGATACTAAATTTATTTGAGGTCTTATCAACATTATTTAAcaatataagaaaagaaaaaaagtggcgTATGACGAACTCAAAACTACTTTACTCTGCTCGCTAAGCTAAAGCTAGCAGCTTGCTAGTTTAGCTTAGCATGATGAATAGTTAGACAACTGACCTAATAGCCAAAACTCATCTCTGTCAACAAGAACTTATAAGCTTATAAAAATAAGTCATATCCAACCTTCCAAATAGAAACTATATCCAAATTATAtacaacagaagaaaaacatagagacaaaatatttaagttAGCTGTTTGAAGCCATTAGCCATTCATTTTTACAATTTATAGggttatttatctttaaaacgttcagatttatttttggtaaaaacatatttatagcATACAATTTAAATTTCTGTTGATTTCTCCTTACAGGAATGTAATCTTTTTGCCTGACTCCACATCCGAAAACATGGGCCAGCAAAGCTAAATATTGAGTGATAAAATGGCAAATGATTTACAAAACAGGTCCATTAGTAGGGACTTATTTTGTACAGCACATTCATTTAGTAGTGTATACTAATTCTAAGATTTGTCTCTGGCTGGCTCTCTTTGTTCATCTTGGTTTGCTATGACTTTGACAAGTGTACTAGCGGACTAAAGTGGGTGGCAATGCTCCCA is part of the Melanotaenia boesemani isolate fMelBoe1 chromosome 7, fMelBoe1.pri, whole genome shotgun sequence genome and harbors:
- the zgc:92242 gene encoding SH2 domain-containing protein 4A; amino-acid sequence: MLAKILEDMWVEPEILEALSEEQKRILFFKMREEQVRRWREREEREEREGDNSNTRPKKASSKHVSWLLGRDGDVSVSIIGELDEFRSSKLLQSLMNNRLHSDNMNGIQTVDLLPGREAQQLSFKDDITLPHTDVNEDSALPNDQSSEEDVDCFSADDDLKDPAEDSDSESGSSSDNVSDWDLLYRPHLGSHGNQLLKAQLSDTERFSPQDRETLCHQEQSENRSRVAELRKAFATDPHITSPAYTKPPIPAKPAHLQKRSTPLIC